One Candidatus Baltobacteraceae bacterium genomic window carries:
- a CDS encoding ATP-binding cassette domain-containing protein, whose translation MPIIETRDLRKVFRAVKRVPGPLGALRTLFSRAYDERVAVGGVTMSLEPGELVGYIGPNGAGKSTTIKMLTGILVPTAGEVRVAGIVPYQSRRANARNIGVVFGQRSQLYWDLPLIESFELLRAIYSIPPTIYRRNLDEFVRILQMDEFLRTPVRQLSLGQRMCGDFAAALLHDPTIVYLDEPTIGLDVVAKEAIREFIARINAERGTTIILTTHDLADVERLCRRIVLIDRGTVIYDGDVERIKGEYGRFRTLVVRFDRAVSSPQLAGAELESSDGRTARFRFDRNLERADLLIRQASERYSLEDVSIEEPDLESIIRRIYVEGYDARAAESIR comes from the coding sequence ATGCCGATCATCGAAACCCGCGACCTGCGCAAGGTCTTCCGCGCGGTCAAGCGCGTTCCCGGGCCGTTGGGAGCGCTGCGCACGCTCTTCTCGCGCGCCTACGACGAGCGCGTCGCGGTGGGCGGGGTGACGATGTCGCTCGAGCCGGGCGAGCTGGTCGGCTACATCGGACCGAACGGCGCCGGCAAGTCGACCACGATCAAGATGCTCACCGGGATCCTCGTACCGACCGCAGGCGAGGTGCGGGTCGCCGGGATCGTGCCGTATCAGTCGCGCCGGGCGAACGCGCGAAACATCGGCGTCGTCTTCGGCCAGCGCAGTCAGCTCTATTGGGACTTGCCGCTGATCGAGTCGTTCGAGCTGCTGCGCGCGATCTACAGTATTCCGCCCACGATCTATCGGCGCAATCTCGACGAATTCGTCCGGATTCTGCAGATGGATGAGTTTCTACGCACGCCCGTGCGTCAGCTCTCGCTGGGTCAACGTATGTGCGGCGATTTTGCGGCCGCACTTCTCCACGATCCCACGATCGTCTACCTCGACGAGCCGACGATCGGCTTGGACGTCGTTGCCAAAGAGGCGATCCGCGAGTTCATCGCTCGCATCAACGCCGAGCGCGGCACGACGATCATCCTCACCACGCACGACTTGGCCGACGTCGAACGCTTGTGCCGCCGGATCGTGCTGATCGATCGAGGCACCGTGATCTATGACGGCGACGTCGAACGGATCAAGGGCGAGTACGGCCGCTTCCGCACGCTGGTGGTGCGTTTCGATCGCGCGGTGTCCTCGCCGCAGCTGGCGGGCGCCGAGCTCGAAAGCAGCGACGGCCGGACGGCCCGCTTTCGTTTCGACCGAAATCTGGAACGGGCGGATCTGCTGATCCGTCAGGCGAGCGAGCGCTACAGCCTCGAGGACGTCTCGATCGAGGAACCAGACCTCGAATCGATCATTCGCCGCATCTACGTCGAAGGATACGATGCGCGCGCGGCGGAGAGCATACGATGA
- a CDS encoding TOMM precursor leader peptide-binding protein: protein MFITGAGRITAVNGPSSAIASFIRTFQDEAGSNFEDAFRSLEDLEGTKTSREQFKKLFDSLVGSSLLKPNVAVPKTFRRAIVVSRFDLELTENHIERSSAEVLCTHVLGRHQDGATLSSFIDGATQSDVVLAVGLHEHEFYALNRRLAPSSIPWVFIECSTRKAVVSPILRAGRFACYECLRLRRLGTLRDIMQNSILEERVSRGLTPEVSALRELTTPEREMIRALLLRRLYTSEVAMEDAFLFADFSNGTVSAIPCAHIPECAVCSSS, encoded by the coding sequence GTGTTCATCACCGGCGCTGGGCGGATCACTGCGGTCAACGGCCCGTCCTCCGCAATTGCGTCATTCATTCGCACGTTCCAAGACGAAGCGGGAAGCAATTTCGAGGATGCATTCCGCTCCCTCGAAGATCTCGAAGGCACTAAGACGAGCCGCGAACAATTCAAAAAGCTCTTCGACTCGCTGGTGGGAAGTTCGCTGCTGAAGCCGAACGTTGCGGTCCCGAAGACATTCCGTAGAGCGATCGTTGTCTCGCGTTTCGATCTCGAACTCACCGAGAATCATATCGAACGGAGTTCTGCGGAAGTGCTCTGCACGCACGTACTCGGCCGTCACCAAGATGGCGCGACGTTGTCGTCTTTCATCGACGGCGCTACTCAGAGCGACGTCGTTCTCGCGGTGGGATTGCACGAACACGAGTTCTACGCGCTGAATCGCCGGCTCGCGCCATCGTCGATTCCGTGGGTATTCATAGAATGCTCCACGCGGAAAGCGGTCGTGAGCCCGATTCTGCGGGCTGGGCGTTTCGCTTGTTACGAATGCCTGCGTCTTCGGCGACTCGGAACGTTGCGCGACATAATGCAGAACTCGATTCTGGAGGAACGCGTAAGCCGCGGACTCACGCCCGAAGTTTCCGCGCTTCGCGAGCTCACCACTCCAGAACGGGAGATGATCCGGGCGTTGCTGTTGCGTCGGCTCTACACATCGGAAGTTGCGATGGAGGATGCGTTTCTGTTCGCCGATTTCTCGAACGGTACGGTTTCTGCTATCCCCTGCGCTCATATCCCCGAGTGCGCCGTCTGCTCCTCAAGCTAA
- a CDS encoding pirin family protein produces the protein MKTLTAPAFTIQRSKERAYFDHGWLQTYHSFSFADYYDPDNQNWGALRVFNDDTVAGGAGFPTHPHRDMEIVTYVLEGKLAHKDSMGNEGIVGPGGVQFMSAGNGVRHSEYNADPNAPLHFVQMWVVPGTLGGAPVYGQMDFTLAERHNRWLRVVSGDPLVEAPIAITADATLAVSRVDDATVVYEFAPHRYGFLFVADGKVEANGELLQKGDAVRLFDVPRLGARGHGELILWDAPALD, from the coding sequence ATGAAGACCCTCACCGCCCCGGCGTTCACGATCCAGCGTTCGAAAGAGCGCGCGTATTTCGACCACGGGTGGCTGCAGACGTATCATTCATTCAGCTTTGCCGACTACTACGATCCCGACAACCAGAATTGGGGCGCACTGCGGGTGTTCAACGACGACACCGTCGCCGGCGGTGCAGGCTTTCCGACACATCCGCACCGCGACATGGAGATCGTCACCTACGTGCTCGAGGGAAAGCTCGCGCACAAGGACAGCATGGGGAATGAAGGCATCGTCGGCCCGGGCGGCGTGCAATTCATGAGCGCGGGAAACGGCGTGCGGCATTCCGAGTACAACGCCGATCCGAACGCCCCGCTGCATTTCGTGCAAATGTGGGTCGTGCCGGGAACGCTCGGCGGTGCGCCGGTGTACGGCCAGATGGATTTTACGCTCGCGGAGCGTCACAATCGCTGGCTGCGCGTCGTCAGCGGAGACCCGCTCGTGGAGGCGCCGATCGCGATAACCGCGGATGCGACGCTCGCGGTCTCGCGCGTGGACGACGCTACCGTCGTGTACGAGTTTGCCCCTCACCGCTACGGCTTTCTCTTCGTGGCCGACGGCAAGGTCGAGGCCAACGGCGAGCTCTTACAAAAGGGCGATGCCGTACGCTTGTTCGACGTTCCGCGTCTGGGCGCACGCGGCCACGGCGAGCTCATCCTCTGGGACGCCCCCGCCCTGGACTAG
- a CDS encoding YcaO-like family protein, which yields MVDPEAGIILRASLSRKPLWFSDIKFASAFSNQWPGLVAALREERARPTERSREARSAFWKPSSVSVGVGYDTDSALIRAIAEGVERFCAQIIDRKRHVFRDASYAEMAAEGLVLPIEDYQVLTDEQITTQARLEPETGKVPVRKLTPDDQMTWVLVRELTENKPAYVPILNAFLGVRPPRHHDRIIEQISTGTACHGTWEAAVLSGLCEVIERDAFVGMWLRRLSPPRVSLESLRSASAVLDRMVGEFSRTTIKLHVNDLTANFGVPTFVATATHDRPPYAVVGAGTHPDAAIAAEKAIYEVLMAVAGYVESTYLSENWDFWKVLPEGKILSDHEISHMKDHSELYVKNDLRSRLDFYLTAPEVEFRGQTYLGDRHGGDPGAMLDFLIATMRNAGYPVFVNDLTIDEVDRLGLKVVKVFVPRLLPLYCREANKPLGCARLWQYERIFPQLHVFDEPLNPWAHPFP from the coding sequence TTGGTCGATCCGGAGGCCGGCATCATCTTACGCGCGTCGCTCAGCCGCAAGCCGCTTTGGTTCTCCGACATAAAATTCGCGTCAGCCTTCAGCAACCAGTGGCCGGGTCTGGTGGCGGCTCTCAGGGAAGAGCGTGCACGCCCGACCGAACGATCAAGAGAAGCTCGTTCAGCGTTCTGGAAGCCTTCGTCGGTTTCGGTCGGCGTCGGCTACGATACCGACTCGGCTCTGATCCGCGCGATAGCTGAAGGCGTCGAACGGTTCTGCGCTCAGATCATAGATCGGAAACGCCATGTATTTCGCGATGCATCGTACGCGGAAATGGCTGCCGAGGGACTCGTGCTTCCGATTGAAGACTATCAGGTACTTACGGACGAGCAGATAACAACGCAAGCGCGTCTGGAGCCTGAAACCGGCAAGGTTCCTGTCCGAAAGCTTACTCCGGACGACCAGATGACGTGGGTTCTCGTGCGTGAGTTGACCGAGAACAAGCCGGCGTATGTTCCGATCCTGAACGCTTTTCTCGGTGTTCGTCCGCCGCGCCACCATGATCGGATCATCGAGCAGATCAGTACGGGCACGGCGTGTCACGGAACGTGGGAAGCCGCGGTATTGAGCGGGTTGTGCGAAGTGATCGAACGTGACGCGTTTGTAGGCATGTGGCTACGTCGTCTCTCACCGCCACGCGTGTCGCTGGAATCGCTGCGCTCCGCGAGCGCCGTCCTCGATCGCATGGTCGGCGAATTTTCCCGCACGACGATAAAGCTCCACGTCAACGACCTCACCGCCAATTTCGGTGTGCCCACCTTCGTCGCTACGGCGACCCATGATAGGCCGCCATATGCCGTCGTCGGCGCGGGAACTCATCCGGACGCCGCCATCGCTGCGGAAAAAGCGATCTACGAAGTTCTCATGGCTGTTGCGGGCTACGTCGAGTCCACGTATCTGAGCGAGAATTGGGATTTCTGGAAGGTATTGCCAGAGGGCAAGATCCTCTCGGATCATGAGATCTCGCACATGAAAGACCACTCGGAGCTATACGTGAAGAACGACTTGCGGTCGCGCTTGGACTTCTATCTGACGGCTCCCGAAGTGGAATTCCGAGGGCAGACGTATCTCGGAGATCGGCATGGCGGCGATCCCGGCGCGATGCTCGATTTTCTGATCGCCACGATGCGGAATGCTGGATATCCAGTATTCGTCAACGACCTTACGATTGACGAAGTCGATCGTCTCGGCTTGAAGGTGGTCAAGGTGTTCGTGCCGCGGCTTCTCCCTCTGTATTGCAGAGAGGCGAACAAACCGCTTGGGTGTGCTCGGCTTTGGCAATACGAGCGGATCTTCCCTCAGCTACATGTGTTCGACGAGCCGCTGAATCCCTGGGCGCATCCATTTCCGTAA
- a CDS encoding ABC transporter ATP-binding protein, giving the protein MSDAAISVEKVSKSYGSINALKDVSFSVPRGSVCALLGPNGAGKTTLVEIIEGLRKPDAGGVVVEGLDPWRDARKLKNILGVQLQGAAMHDQLTVREALELFSSFYAKSASTSYLLDMFELAECKNTLFRHLSGGQKQRTSLALALVGSPSIIICDEPTVGLDPTIREELHHTLLRLKANGCTILLTTHYIEEAEKLADIVGFITQGTMVAFGRPAELIAAHARDKQVVVSFEHAVHVDALKHISDVDSLRVLNDKRFSFSTKNPAAVISSLAKEHAYPALAETSIVDPSLEDVYFSLNGGRT; this is encoded by the coding sequence GTGTCTGACGCCGCGATATCCGTAGAAAAGGTGAGCAAATCGTACGGCTCTATCAATGCGCTGAAGGACGTGTCGTTCTCCGTTCCGCGCGGCTCAGTGTGCGCGCTGCTCGGTCCTAATGGGGCGGGAAAGACGACGCTAGTCGAAATCATCGAGGGCTTGCGCAAGCCCGACGCTGGCGGCGTAGTCGTCGAAGGCCTGGATCCCTGGCGGGACGCGCGGAAGCTCAAAAACATTCTCGGCGTCCAACTTCAGGGTGCCGCAATGCATGACCAGCTGACCGTTCGCGAGGCACTTGAGCTCTTTTCGTCGTTCTACGCGAAGAGCGCAAGTACGAGTTACCTACTCGATATGTTCGAGCTAGCGGAATGCAAGAACACGCTCTTTCGCCATTTGTCAGGCGGTCAAAAGCAGCGGACGAGCCTGGCACTCGCGCTCGTCGGATCGCCGTCGATCATCATCTGCGACGAGCCGACGGTCGGGTTGGACCCCACGATCCGCGAGGAACTGCACCACACTTTGCTGCGCTTGAAGGCCAACGGGTGTACAATTCTTCTTACGACGCATTACATCGAGGAAGCGGAGAAGCTTGCGGACATCGTCGGCTTCATTACACAGGGAACGATGGTCGCATTCGGTCGGCCCGCGGAGTTGATCGCCGCTCACGCCAGAGACAAGCAGGTCGTCGTGAGTTTCGAGCATGCCGTGCACGTAGACGCCTTGAAGCATATATCCGACGTCGACAGCCTGCGCGTGCTGAATGACAAGCGCTTTTCGTTCAGCACGAAGAACCCGGCGGCTGTCATCAGCTCCCTCGCTAAAGAGCACGCGTATCCGGCGCTTGCCGAAACCTCCATCGTCGATCCGAGCCTCGAGGATGTCTATTTCTCACTCAACGGAGGGCGTACCTGA
- a CDS encoding SagB/ThcOx family dehydrogenase gives MHPAIMRYFKKPNRAFIATREFPLPELDADAGGRSFADVVHRRRSFHDFTGAPMSLQELSTLLKLGMGETGALHNGQARRAYASGGAMFINDLYIMVRSVDGLPPGLYHFNVQRHFLELVSEGALDLNDYFYDQSRQGGVERASLENCAAALVMVAFLRKAGYKYGERAWKLALLEAGHIGQNFYLATAALDDVGINSVGGCKELELRGLLPIDARSEAILYAQIVGKA, from the coding sequence TTGCATCCGGCGATTATGCGCTACTTCAAGAAGCCGAACCGCGCGTTCATCGCCACGCGAGAGTTTCCGTTACCGGAACTGGACGCCGATGCCGGCGGGCGTTCGTTCGCGGACGTTGTCCATAGGCGCCGAAGCTTTCATGACTTCACCGGTGCGCCGATGTCGCTGCAGGAACTGTCGACGCTGTTGAAGCTGGGCATGGGCGAGACGGGCGCTCTGCACAACGGTCAGGCGCGACGCGCATATGCATCTGGTGGCGCGATGTTCATAAACGACCTCTATATTATGGTCCGCAGCGTCGATGGTTTACCGCCCGGCCTTTATCATTTCAACGTCCAGCGTCACTTTCTTGAACTAGTCAGCGAGGGCGCACTGGATCTGAACGATTATTTCTATGATCAGTCTCGGCAGGGCGGCGTCGAGCGAGCCTCGCTCGAGAACTGCGCAGCTGCGCTCGTAATGGTCGCGTTCTTGCGAAAGGCCGGCTATAAATACGGCGAGCGTGCGTGGAAACTCGCGCTTCTCGAGGCCGGGCATATCGGTCAAAATTTCTACTTGGCGACTGCTGCCCTCGACGACGTCGGCATCAACTCGGTCGGCGGCTGCAAGGAGCTTGAGCTCCGCGGTCTGCTCCCAATCGATGCCCGATCGGAAGCCATCCTGTACGCGCAGATCGTCGGAAAGGCCTGA
- a CDS encoding ABC-2 family transporter protein, with protein sequence MPGAYLQYWRVNFLTMLEYRANFIMWFVFTIVYHGVALAALYVTMRQFPSMNGWDFRQMFFLYALWMTGHELHNALFFNVVAVPDYVREGRFDRFLVRPLDTLFQVLTVPAQLSPDGLVIAIVTLAFATATAHVRVDWIFVLFVPLVVVGGSLIDLGISLAVATISFWFIRVDTLRWVVMSLEQDFTRYPISIYTRGVQLVLAFVLPFAFMNYFPATYFLQKAETGLHLNPAVGLLTPAIGVAWVMLAYLFWQAGLHRYQGTGS encoded by the coding sequence ATGCCCGGAGCCTATCTCCAGTACTGGCGAGTCAACTTCCTCACGATGCTGGAATACCGCGCGAACTTCATCATGTGGTTCGTGTTCACGATCGTCTATCACGGTGTCGCATTGGCGGCGCTGTACGTGACGATGCGGCAGTTCCCGTCGATGAACGGTTGGGATTTTCGCCAGATGTTCTTTCTCTACGCGCTGTGGATGACCGGTCACGAATTACACAACGCGCTGTTCTTCAACGTCGTCGCCGTCCCCGACTACGTGCGTGAGGGCCGGTTCGACCGATTCCTGGTACGCCCACTCGATACGCTCTTCCAAGTGCTAACCGTGCCCGCACAACTCTCGCCGGACGGCCTCGTTATTGCGATTGTCACGCTCGCCTTCGCGACCGCAACCGCGCACGTCCGCGTGGATTGGATCTTCGTGCTCTTTGTACCGCTGGTCGTCGTCGGCGGCTCGCTCATCGATTTGGGCATCTCGCTCGCGGTCGCGACGATCTCGTTCTGGTTCATCCGCGTCGACACGTTGCGCTGGGTCGTGATGTCGCTCGAACAGGACTTCACGCGCTATCCGATCAGCATCTACACACGCGGCGTGCAACTCGTACTCGCCTTCGTGCTGCCGTTCGCATTCATGAACTACTTCCCGGCGACGTACTTTTTGCAGAAAGCCGAGACCGGGCTGCACCTCAATCCGGCGGTGGGCCTGCTCACGCCCGCGATCGGAGTCGCGTGGGTCATGCTTGCCTACCTTTTCTGGCAAGCAGGGCTGCACCGATACCAGGGAACCGGATCGTGA
- a CDS encoding IS630 family transposase — protein MQSWARRPKTSQRLAHRARILLQCDRGLPNDVVAERVGTSKQAVCKWRERFRLDRLQGLSDASRSGPPRQITDDRVDEVVRKTLTARPKGATHWSVREMAAETGLSRAAIHRIWQTFGLQPYRVETFKLSTDPLFVEKVRDVVGLYMAPPERAIVLCVDEKSQVQAPDRTEPIFPMRPGVPERQTHDYTRHGVTSLFAALNVATGKIIGACHRRHRHQEFLRFLRRIDAEVPKALTVHLVLDNYGTHKTPAVRRWFAAHPRFELHFTPASASWLNQVERFFGEITRRRIRRGTFTSIAALERAIMEYLNAHNAKAKPFAWTATADKIFDKITYGYSRNS, from the coding sequence TTGCAGAGCTGGGCGCGTCGGCCGAAGACATCGCAACGCCTGGCGCACCGAGCGCGAATCTTGCTGCAGTGCGATCGTGGTTTGCCGAATGACGTTGTCGCCGAACGCGTCGGGACGAGCAAACAGGCAGTATGCAAGTGGCGAGAGCGCTTTCGCCTCGATCGCCTCCAAGGGCTGAGCGACGCTTCTCGCTCGGGCCCTCCGCGCCAAATCACCGATGACCGGGTCGATGAGGTCGTCCGGAAAACGCTCACGGCTCGCCCGAAGGGTGCGACGCATTGGAGCGTGCGCGAGATGGCCGCGGAGACTGGCCTTTCCCGCGCCGCGATTCATCGAATTTGGCAGACGTTCGGGCTGCAGCCGTATCGCGTCGAAACGTTCAAGCTTTCTACGGATCCGCTCTTCGTAGAGAAAGTTCGCGACGTTGTTGGGTTGTACATGGCGCCGCCTGAACGCGCGATCGTTCTGTGCGTCGACGAGAAATCACAAGTGCAGGCGCCGGACCGAACGGAGCCGATCTTTCCGATGCGACCCGGCGTTCCCGAACGGCAGACGCATGACTACACGCGACACGGCGTGACATCGTTATTTGCCGCGCTCAATGTCGCGACCGGAAAGATCATCGGGGCTTGTCATCGCCGTCACCGGCATCAAGAGTTTCTGCGATTTTTGAGGCGCATCGATGCGGAAGTTCCCAAAGCGCTGACCGTGCATCTCGTACTCGATAACTACGGAACCCATAAGACGCCGGCGGTTCGTCGCTGGTTTGCCGCACATCCGCGTTTTGAACTCCATTTCACACCGGCGAGCGCCAGTTGGCTCAACCAAGTCGAGCGATTCTTCGGGGAGATCACGCGACGCCGAATTCGCCGTGGAACATTCACGAGCATCGCCGCACTTGAACGAGCCATCATGGAATATCTCAACGCTCACAACGCCAAAGCCAAGCCATTTGCCTGGACAGCGACCGCCGACAAAATCTTCGACAAAATCACTTATGGTTATTCGCGCAACTCGTGA
- a CDS encoding gamma carbonic anhydrase family protein — protein sequence MILSSGTKKPKIHPSAYIAPSATISGEVTVGQGCAILHGAVIVAEGAPLTLGADCVVMENAVIKASGGSATRFPVKIGDRCIVGPHAYVVGATIGSGCFIASGSRVFNGAVMEDGSGVALGGIVHVNARLLKNASVPMQHIAYGNPAKIVPPEKAPEAARDLQFYENVFNIDSGEGARAKAAQAYAQFLRKAHAQDAVLDAHANKAPARRSAGEEPPKQQTTEVDTVVDAMMLELQEMEMKRQEALKKKPKR from the coding sequence ATGATTCTCTCGAGCGGAACGAAAAAACCCAAGATCCATCCGAGCGCCTACATCGCGCCAAGCGCCACGATCAGCGGCGAGGTGACGGTCGGTCAGGGCTGTGCGATCTTGCACGGCGCCGTGATCGTGGCCGAAGGCGCGCCGTTGACGCTCGGCGCCGATTGCGTGGTGATGGAGAACGCTGTGATCAAAGCCAGCGGCGGAAGCGCGACCCGGTTTCCGGTGAAGATCGGCGATCGCTGCATCGTGGGACCGCACGCCTACGTCGTCGGCGCCACGATCGGAAGCGGCTGCTTCATCGCCAGCGGCAGCCGCGTCTTCAACGGCGCGGTGATGGAGGACGGCAGCGGCGTCGCGTTGGGCGGAATCGTCCACGTCAATGCGCGCCTGCTCAAGAACGCGAGCGTGCCGATGCAGCACATCGCTTACGGCAATCCGGCCAAGATCGTGCCGCCCGAGAAGGCGCCCGAGGCCGCGCGCGATCTGCAGTTCTACGAGAACGTCTTCAACATCGATTCGGGCGAGGGTGCCCGGGCCAAGGCCGCACAAGCGTACGCGCAGTTTCTGCGCAAAGCTCATGCGCAGGATGCCGTACTCGACGCACACGCGAACAAGGCGCCGGCGCGGCGCAGCGCGGGCGAGGAACCGCCGAAGCAGCAGACCACCGAGGTCGACACGGTCGTCGATGCGATGATGCTGGAACTCCAGGAGATGGAGATGAAACGCCAGGAGGCGCTCAAGAAAAAACCCAAACGGTGA
- a CDS encoding alpha/beta hydrolase, whose product MQVLCSDARIEVDVAGDGDAVVLIHGFPLSREIWQAQARALSQHMRVIALDLRGMGASTVTDGPYLMESLAGDVAAVLDTLAIEHASLVGHSLGGYVALAFARMYAERLDRLALVCSRIAADDSARAAHRHDLADDAVRTGSTQRIVREFRDAALSEKTRDDRPEIVEKFNKIAEKHDVHGLAAMLRGMALRDGAEDIAGDLLMPVLVVAGAQDTIVPAPEAEAAARAFPDGRLVVLPGTGHVPMLESPEALTACLLAWFSDG is encoded by the coding sequence ATGCAAGTTTTGTGTAGTGACGCGCGTATCGAGGTCGACGTTGCGGGTGATGGTGATGCAGTCGTCCTCATCCATGGCTTTCCACTCTCACGCGAGATCTGGCAGGCGCAGGCGCGCGCGCTTTCGCAGCACATGCGCGTCATCGCACTCGACCTGCGCGGCATGGGCGCGTCGACGGTAACCGACGGACCGTACTTGATGGAGTCGCTCGCGGGCGACGTCGCGGCGGTGCTCGACACGCTTGCGATCGAGCACGCGTCGCTCGTCGGTCATTCGCTCGGAGGTTACGTCGCACTCGCTTTCGCGCGCATGTACGCGGAACGTCTCGATCGTCTCGCGCTGGTCTGCTCGCGCATCGCCGCAGATGATTCTGCGCGCGCGGCACATCGTCACGATCTTGCCGACGACGCCGTTCGCACGGGATCGACGCAACGCATCGTGCGCGAATTCCGCGATGCCGCGCTGAGCGAAAAAACGCGTGACGATCGACCGGAAATCGTCGAAAAATTCAATAAAATCGCGGAAAAACACGACGTACACGGATTAGCGGCGATGTTGCGCGGGATGGCGCTGCGCGACGGGGCCGAGGACATCGCCGGCGACCTGCTGATGCCCGTGCTGGTGGTCGCCGGAGCGCAGGACACGATCGTCCCCGCACCCGAGGCCGAGGCGGCGGCTCGAGCCTTCCCGGACGGGCGGTTGGTCGTATTGCCCGGCACCGGACACGTGCCGATGCTGGAGTCGCCCGAGGCGCTGACTGCTTGCTTGCTCGCCTGGTTTAGCGACGGCTGA
- a CDS encoding ABC-2 family transporter protein, producing MRGLNVEPYVEFAKKAFAREATYRLEVLTEVGSLILRVYILRSLWTALYAQNAMPLNLPLHSMITYATIALLMSLILEVDGTRLIREKLREGTIATDLMKPISVPLYFFADGVGQTILHAVLVIPSLLFALLLVHIDVPAPATLAVFALSFLLGYGVNFFINFLMNSTAFWTLETFAIQLIVRWVSDLLSGQIIPLTFFPGVFGQIVFALPFAAVYSTPLLIYVGVIPPAQWPLALGVQVAWLVLFSVVSAAVWNAAARRVVVQGG from the coding sequence ATGCGCGGATTGAATGTCGAGCCGTACGTGGAGTTCGCCAAGAAGGCGTTTGCGCGCGAGGCGACTTACCGGCTCGAGGTGCTGACCGAGGTCGGCTCGCTGATCTTGCGCGTGTACATCCTGCGCTCGCTCTGGACGGCGCTCTACGCGCAGAACGCGATGCCGCTGAATCTGCCGCTGCACAGCATGATCACGTACGCCACGATCGCACTGTTGATGTCACTGATTCTGGAAGTCGACGGCACGCGTCTGATTCGCGAGAAGCTCCGCGAGGGCACGATCGCCACCGACTTGATGAAGCCGATCAGCGTGCCGCTCTACTTCTTCGCCGACGGCGTCGGCCAGACGATCCTGCACGCGGTCCTGGTGATTCCGTCGCTGCTTTTCGCGCTGCTGCTGGTCCATATCGACGTGCCCGCTCCGGCCACGCTCGCTGTCTTTGCGCTTTCGTTCTTGCTGGGCTACGGCGTGAACTTCTTCATCAATTTCCTGATGAACTCGACCGCATTTTGGACGCTGGAAACGTTCGCAATCCAGTTGATCGTGCGCTGGGTCTCCGATCTGCTCTCGGGTCAGATCATCCCGTTGACGTTCTTCCCGGGCGTCTTCGGGCAAATCGTCTTCGCGCTGCCGTTCGCGGCCGTGTATTCGACGCCGCTCTTGATCTACGTGGGCGTGATTCCGCCCGCGCAATGGCCGCTCGCACTCGGCGTGCAAGTCGCCTGGCTCGTGCTCTTCAGCGTCGTCTCTGCGGCGGTGTGGAACGCGGCCGCCCGCCGCGTCGTCGTCCAGGGTGGGTAG
- a CDS encoding cytidylate kinase-like family protein produces MILTISNQYGSGAVAIAQRVAAELGYEFVDRQLPVVVAKRMHISDAQAQAADETGRSLGARLLSSLELATPEVAVTSFGETFDEEYVREVQEAVREFAAHGNVVIVGRGAGAILGRRPDVLRVFIYAPRDWRIERVIAELGFDRKAAAAEIDRIDRARRAHLRDWYNVEIGSPAVVDLAIDSATVGLEGSAAVIIAAVQAR; encoded by the coding sequence GTGATCCTGACGATCTCCAACCAATACGGAAGCGGAGCGGTTGCCATCGCGCAGCGCGTGGCGGCGGAGCTGGGCTACGAGTTCGTCGACCGCCAACTCCCGGTGGTGGTCGCGAAACGGATGCACATCTCGGACGCGCAGGCGCAGGCTGCCGACGAGACGGGCCGGTCACTCGGGGCGCGGCTGCTCTCGAGCCTCGAACTCGCGACGCCCGAGGTCGCGGTGACCAGTTTTGGTGAGACCTTCGACGAGGAGTACGTGCGGGAGGTGCAGGAGGCGGTGCGGGAGTTCGCCGCGCACGGCAACGTCGTCATCGTCGGACGCGGGGCCGGCGCGATTCTCGGACGACGGCCGGACGTGTTGCGGGTATTCATCTACGCGCCGCGTGACTGGCGGATCGAGCGCGTCATCGCCGAGCTCGGTTTCGACCGGAAAGCCGCCGCCGCCGAAATCGACCGCATCGATCGCGCACGCCGCGCGCACCTGCGGGATTGGTACAACGTCGAGATCGGATCGCCCGCGGTCGTGGATCTCGCGATCGACAGCGCGACCGTCGGGCTCGAGGGCAGCGCCGCAGTCATCATCGCTGCCGTGCAGGCGCGCTAA